The Bacillota bacterium genome includes the window GCGGGCCGATCGTGTCGAATCGCGTATTGACAGGAATAGGCTGGCACGGTTAGGATTAATTTGTAACAATTCTGGGAGGAGGCAATGCAAATGAGCCGTGGAGCGCGTCGTGGCGGGCGGAGCGAGGGCTTCACGTTGATAGAACTCTTGGTCGTCATGGCGATAATCGCATTGCTGGGGGCCTTGTTGCTGCCGCGCATCACGGCCAATGCCAATGCGGCTAAAAAAGGTGCGTGCAAGCAGAACATGCTTGTCGCCGCAGCGGGGGTAGAGGCATATAAGGTGGAGCACAAGGGTGAGTGGCCGGACGAGATCGACGACATAACAGAGTATGTCGGGGAAGATGCGGCCAAGTGTCCAGAGAGCGACACTGAGTACTACTCGCTTTACGTGGACACTGGTGATAGCAATCACCATAAGTTGGAATGTTCCAAGCATGACCTAACCTACGATCTCGAGGAAGGCAAGTTCGAGTGAGCTTGGAAGCCGCCTACTCTGGTCGCGGTGGCTCCACCTGACCTTAGGCGGTGCACGGTGATCGTATGTCAACTAGCCGCGTCGTGGTGGGAGGCGCGGCGCGTCCCAACAGTGGCCGCCAAGCCTTACGGGGGTTCGGAGCTGCTTGTGGATGATGGGCGCTGGCCGGCGCGGGCGCTCGGCCCGCGCCGGCTTCTTCTTGCTTGAGGTGTCTCTT containing:
- a CDS encoding prepilin-type N-terminal cleavage/methylation domain-containing protein, with product MSRGARRGGRSEGFTLIELLVVMAIIALLGALLLPRITANANAAKKGACKQNMLVAAAGVEAYKVEHKGEWPDEIDDITEYVGEDAAKCPESDTEYYSLYVDTGDSNHHKLECSKHDLTYDLEEGKFE